A DNA window from Myxocyprinus asiaticus isolate MX2 ecotype Aquarium Trade chromosome 15, UBuf_Myxa_2, whole genome shotgun sequence contains the following coding sequences:
- the LOC127453326 gene encoding POU domain, class 3, transcription factor 1 codes for MATTAQYIPRNNSLPSNPLMHPDSDRMHQGTTYREVQKMMHHEYLQGLATNTGHPMSLTHHQWLPTSNTDWTSGTHIGQPEHNKASVQSREDLGNGYHRSHLVHQATQNSHHGSWAPTTTHHLSPLSPASNGHQSLVYSQTGYTMLSPQPSLHHGLRDPLHDDAGSHDNQMESPQQPFSHHQDHSDEDAPSSDDLEQFAKQFKQRRIKLGFTQADVGLALGTLYGNVFSQTTICRFEALQLSFKNMCKLKPLLNKWLEETDSNTGSPTNLDKIAAQGRKRKKRTSIEVGVKGALENHFLKCPKPSAHEITTLAGTLQLEKEVVRVWFCNRRQKEKRMTPVGVPHPTMEDVYSQAETPPLHHTLQSPVQ; via the coding sequence ATGGCGACAACAGCTCAGTATATTCCGCGGAATAACTCATTGCCTTCGAACCCACTAATGCATCCGGATTCGGACAGGATGCATCAGGGAACGACTTACAGAGAGGTGCAGAAAATGATGCACCACGAGTACTTACAAGGGCTAGCGACCAACACGGGACATCCGATGAGCCTGACGCACCATCAGTGGCTGCCAACCTCCAACACCGACTGGACCAGCGGCACCCACATCGGACAACCGGAGCACAACAAAGCCAGCGTTCAGAGCAGAGAAGACCTAGGGAACGGCTATCACAGATCGCACTTGGTCCACCAGGCAACGCAGAACAGCCACCATGGATCATGGGCACCGACCACAACGCACCATTTATCCCCACTCTCTCCCGCCTCCAACGGTCACCAGTCGCTGGTGTACTCTCAGACGGGCTATACTATGTTAAGCCCCCAGCCTTCACTGCACCATGGCTTGCGGGACCCGCTCCACGACGACGCGGGTAGCCATGACAACCAGATGGAGTCTCCTCAGCAGCCGTTCAGCCACCACCAGGACCACTCGGACGAGGACGCGCCCAGCTCCGACGACCTGGAGCAGTTCGCCAAACAGTTCAAGCAGAGGCGCATTAAACTTGGTTTTACGCAGGCGGACGTGGGCTTAGCGCTAGGCACCCTCTACGGAAACGTCTTTTCCCAGACCACCATCTGTAGATTCGAGGCTCTTCAGCTCAGTTTCAAGAACATGTGCAAACTTAAACCTCTGCTTAACAAATGGCTCGAGGAGACAGATTCGAACACCGGCAGCCCCACGAATTTGGACAAAATTGCAGCACAGGGCCGGAAACGCAAGAAGAGGACCTCCATCGAAGTAGGAGTGAAAGGGGCATTGGAAAACCATTTTTTAAAGTGCCCCAAGCCCTCCGCCCACGAAATCACCACTTTAGCTGGCACTCTGCAGCTGGAAAAAGAAGTTGTGCGTGTATGGTTTTGCaacagaagacagaaagagaaaagaatGACACCAGTGGGGGTCCCACATCCTACCATGGAGGACGTATACTCACAAGCGGAGACACCCCCTCTTCACCACACACTACAGAGTCCTGTCCAGTGA